From the Solibacillus sp. FSL R5-0449 genome, one window contains:
- the murC gene encoding UDP-N-acetylmuramate--L-alanine ligase, with protein sequence MTRYHFTGIKGSGMSSLAQILFDAGEEVQGSDYETYYFTEQPLRDRGIEILNFDENNIKEGLTVIAGNAFNDDHPELVRARELGVEVIRYHKFLGEYSNRYTSIAITGAHGKTSTTGLMSHVIGGYMPTSYLIGDGTGSGKEDASYFVMEACEYRRHFLAYHPDYAIMTNIDFDHPDYFTSIDDVYDAFQQLALQVNKAIIACGDDEQLQKIQANVPVVYYGFDPANDFSARNIVKTSEGTEFDVYVRNEFYSKFFIPLFGDHTILNSLAVISLCHYEGVPAKLIQERLNTYGGVKRRFTETKMGNAILVDDYAHHPTEIAATLQSARQKYPDREVVAVFQPHTFTRTKAFLQNFADSLSGADATYLCDIFGSAREKQGELSIQDLANLIDGCIVLTLETIDQLKKHENAVFLFMGAGDVHKYQDAFEAILN encoded by the coding sequence ATGACACGCTATCATTTTACCGGTATTAAAGGTTCAGGCATGAGTTCCCTGGCACAAATTCTATTTGATGCAGGAGAGGAAGTTCAAGGTTCCGACTATGAAACATATTATTTTACGGAACAACCATTACGTGATCGAGGAATAGAAATTTTAAATTTCGATGAAAATAATATTAAAGAAGGTTTAACCGTTATTGCAGGGAATGCATTTAATGATGATCATCCAGAATTAGTTCGTGCACGCGAGTTGGGTGTTGAAGTTATTCGCTACCATAAGTTTTTAGGCGAATACAGCAATCGCTATACTTCTATTGCCATTACAGGTGCACACGGTAAGACGTCTACGACTGGTTTAATGAGCCATGTTATAGGCGGTTATATGCCGACATCGTATTTAATCGGTGATGGTACTGGTTCAGGTAAAGAAGATGCTTCATATTTTGTTATGGAAGCATGCGAATACCGTCGCCACTTTTTAGCGTATCATCCGGATTATGCAATCATGACAAATATTGATTTTGATCACCCGGATTATTTCACGAGCATTGATGATGTATATGATGCTTTCCAACAGCTTGCTTTACAGGTGAATAAAGCAATTATTGCTTGCGGTGATGATGAACAGCTTCAGAAAATTCAAGCCAATGTACCGGTTGTCTACTACGGTTTTGATCCTGCTAATGATTTTTCAGCGCGTAATATCGTTAAAACATCGGAAGGTACGGAGTTTGATGTTTATGTTCGAAATGAGTTTTACAGTAAGTTCTTTATCCCGTTATTCGGTGATCATACGATTTTAAACTCGTTGGCGGTAATCTCACTGTGTCATTATGAAGGGGTTCCGGCAAAGCTGATACAAGAACGCCTTAACACATATGGCGGGGTAAAACGTCGCTTTACTGAAACGAAAATGGGCAATGCGATTTTAGTAGATGATTATGCACATCATCCAACAGAAATCGCGGCAACTTTGCAATCAGCACGCCAAAAGTATCCGGATCGTGAAGTTGTTGCGGTATTCCAGCCGCATACCTTTACTCGAACTAAAGCATTTTTACAAAACTTTGCGGATAGTTTGAGCGGTGCCGACGCAACCTACTTATGTGATATTTTTGGTTCGGCACGTGAAAAACAAGGTGAGCTTTCAATTCAGGATTTAGCAAACTTAATTGATGGCTGTATTGTTTTAACACTTGAAACAATTGATCAACTTAAAAAACATGAAAATGCCGTATTCCTGTTCATGGGAGCGGGAGATGTTCATAAATATCAAGATGCTTTTGAAGCAATTTTGAACTAA
- a CDS encoding bifunctional 3-deoxy-7-phosphoheptulonate synthase/chorismate mutase, with the protein MHQQDLESLRSQIDNLNLEILRLINERATVVEEIGKIKEKQGVNRYDPLRERHMLDLIKENNNGPLNQMTVDYIFKQIFKTALKQLEAEKKKELLVSRKEKSEDTVINVNGELIGTGAPSFVFGPCAVESYEQVAAVAATIQEKGLKLIRGGAYKPRTSPYDFQGLGLDGLKILKDVSKEYGLGVITEIVTPADLDHALDYIDVIQIGARNMQNFELLKAAGSTNKPVLLKRGLAATIDEFIHAAEYIMSKGNENIILCERGIRTYEKATRNTLDISAVPILKQETHLPVMVDVTHSTGRRDLLLPCSKAAIAIGADGVMAEVHPDPSIALSDQQQQMDIPTFNAYYDELLKFMKQYEVSK; encoded by the coding sequence ATGCATCAACAAGATTTAGAAAGCTTACGTAGCCAGATTGACAACCTGAACTTAGAAATTTTACGTTTAATAAATGAACGTGCAACTGTAGTAGAAGAAATTGGTAAGATTAAAGAAAAACAAGGTGTGAATCGCTATGATCCGCTACGCGAGCGTCATATGCTTGACTTAATTAAAGAAAACAATAACGGTCCGTTAAATCAAATGACGGTTGATTATATTTTTAAACAAATCTTCAAAACAGCGCTTAAACAATTAGAAGCAGAAAAGAAAAAAGAATTACTCGTTTCACGTAAAGAAAAGTCAGAAGATACTGTCATTAATGTTAATGGTGAATTAATCGGTACAGGTGCTCCTTCTTTCGTATTTGGACCATGTGCGGTTGAATCATATGAACAAGTTGCCGCAGTAGCTGCAACAATCCAGGAAAAAGGATTAAAACTGATCCGTGGTGGTGCATACAAACCACGTACATCACCGTATGATTTCCAAGGTTTAGGTCTGGACGGGCTTAAAATTCTAAAAGATGTTTCAAAAGAATACGGTTTAGGTGTTATCACAGAAATCGTAACACCAGCTGATTTAGATCATGCATTAGATTACATTGATGTCATTCAGATCGGTGCTCGTAATATGCAAAACTTTGAACTATTAAAAGCGGCTGGATCAACGAATAAGCCTGTATTATTAAAACGCGGTCTTGCAGCAACAATTGATGAGTTCATCCATGCAGCAGAATACATCATGTCAAAAGGTAATGAAAACATTATTTTATGTGAACGCGGTATCCGCACATATGAAAAAGCTACTCGTAACACATTGGATATTTCGGCAGTTCCGATTTTAAAACAAGAAACTCATTTACCGGTAATGGTAGACGTGACGCATTCTACAGGTCGCCGTGATTTATTGTTGCCATGTTCAAAAGCGGCAATCGCTATTGGAGCAGACGGTGTCATGGCAGAAGTGCATCCAGATCCATCAATCGCATTATCGGATCAGCAACAGCAAATGGATATCCCGACATTCAATGCATACTACGATGAACTATTAAAATTCATGAAACAATACGAAGTGTCAAAATAA
- a CDS encoding cell division FtsA domain-containing protein, whose amino-acid sequence MANKLFALDIGTRSVVGIILEQHADTYHVADILVKEHKERAMVDGQIHNVLYVAELIQEIKTELEETHGPLEKVSVAAAGRALKTEQASVSISIKNRPIFTEEDINRLELQAVQQAQQQLLLHKEDTKNNHYYCVGYSVLYFRLDGEEIGSLLDQQGDEASVEVIATFLPRVVVESLLAALKRADLEMEALTLEPIAAINVLIPPSMRRLNVALVDIGAGTSDIAITDKSTVVAYGMVPTAGDEITESLSDHYLLDFPVAEMAKRQLHTSEEILIQDILGFDEHYPREEVIKAIYPAIENLAKSIGEEILRLNNNIPPKAVMLVGGGSLTPRLPEEIGKTLNLPANRVAVRDVNAIQNLTRAHNIAATPELVTPIGIAIAAQKAPIHYMSIQVNEQIVRLFELKEMTVGDAFLAANIRAKQLYGKPGHGLSITVNGQNVFVPGEHGQPAQIILNGENASIKSLIKNGDQIKLIPGKDGTAAAVTIGDIIDHASVMTVTIQEKPYNIEPKVFVNGKIVKLDTPIQDRDVIVVETIETVEDALRSLNQSVHMQQFQSYFVHIDGKPVSFPDFSSQLFINGKLGKLHYPIQNGDIITFEQRHLPTAEQIAAHLNLLLEEKAIVSFQHEQVELVKVAREFLLNGQVVQHEAIVPNGATINIIEKDTSKWIYQDVFRFSNWQLPATFKGSFTILRNGQPSSFDAEIFGGDQLEIQLTDQPVIE is encoded by the coding sequence ATGGCAAACAAATTGTTCGCACTTGATATTGGAACACGGTCCGTTGTCGGCATTATTTTAGAGCAGCATGCAGACACCTACCATGTTGCCGATATATTAGTAAAAGAACATAAAGAGCGTGCAATGGTTGATGGCCAAATACATAACGTCCTGTATGTAGCGGAGCTAATACAGGAGATCAAGACTGAATTGGAAGAAACGCATGGTCCTTTGGAGAAAGTGAGTGTAGCAGCAGCCGGGCGTGCATTAAAGACCGAACAGGCCAGTGTTTCCATTTCTATTAAAAACCGACCGATCTTTACGGAAGAAGATATTAACCGCCTGGAGCTGCAAGCCGTTCAGCAGGCGCAGCAACAATTATTGCTCCATAAGGAAGATACAAAAAATAACCATTATTATTGTGTCGGCTATTCCGTTTTATATTTCCGTTTGGATGGTGAAGAAATTGGAAGCCTCCTTGATCAGCAAGGTGATGAAGCATCCGTTGAAGTGATTGCCACTTTCCTGCCACGTGTTGTAGTGGAATCATTGCTTGCCGCATTAAAGCGAGCCGATTTGGAGATGGAGGCGCTCACGTTAGAACCGATTGCCGCAATCAATGTCCTTATTCCACCATCTATGCGCCGCTTAAATGTGGCACTTGTTGATATTGGTGCCGGAACTTCGGATATTGCCATCACAGACAAAAGTACGGTTGTCGCATACGGAATGGTGCCGACTGCCGGTGATGAGATTACCGAAAGTTTAAGTGACCATTATTTACTGGATTTCCCGGTCGCTGAAATGGCAAAGCGCCAATTGCATACGAGCGAGGAAATTCTCATCCAGGATATTTTAGGATTTGACGAACATTACCCACGGGAAGAAGTAATTAAAGCAATATACCCTGCAATTGAAAATTTGGCAAAGTCCATTGGCGAGGAAATTTTAAGGTTAAACAATAACATCCCACCAAAAGCGGTCATGTTAGTTGGCGGCGGGAGCTTAACACCCCGCTTGCCGGAAGAAATCGGCAAAACACTAAATTTGCCGGCTAACCGTGTGGCGGTACGTGATGTGAATGCCATACAGAATTTAACACGCGCACACAATATTGCTGCAACGCCTGAGCTTGTGACACCGATTGGAATTGCGATTGCTGCACAAAAAGCGCCGATTCATTACATGTCAATTCAAGTGAACGAACAAATCGTAAGACTATTTGAATTAAAGGAAATGACTGTCGGTGATGCATTTTTGGCTGCGAATATTAGAGCAAAACAATTATACGGCAAGCCAGGACATGGATTGTCGATAACAGTGAACGGTCAAAATGTTTTCGTGCCTGGTGAACATGGTCAGCCTGCACAAATTATACTCAATGGGGAAAATGCCTCGATTAAATCTCTTATTAAAAATGGAGATCAAATAAAACTGATTCCAGGAAAAGACGGGACAGCCGCAGCTGTTACTATTGGGGATATTATTGACCATGCTTCCGTCATGACTGTGACAATTCAAGAAAAGCCATATAATATTGAACCGAAAGTATTTGTAAACGGTAAAATCGTCAAACTCGATACACCTATACAGGACCGAGACGTAATTGTCGTCGAAACAATCGAAACGGTAGAAGATGCATTGAGGTCATTGAACCAATCTGTGCATATGCAGCAGTTCCAATCTTATTTTGTTCATATCGACGGGAAACCTGTATCATTCCCTGATTTTTCATCACAGCTTTTCATTAACGGAAAGCTAGGGAAACTGCATTACCCTATTCAAAATGGGGATATTATTACATTTGAACAACGCCATTTACCGACAGCTGAACAAATTGCAGCACATTTAAATTTATTGCTGGAAGAAAAAGCGATCGTATCGTTTCAGCATGAACAAGTCGAACTTGTAAAAGTAGCCCGTGAGTTTTTACTAAACGGTCAAGTAGTCCAACATGAAGCAATTGTGCCGAATGGGGCTACAATTAATATTATTGAGAAAGATACAAGCAAGTGGATTTATCAGGATGTCTTTCGATTTTCCAACTGGCAGCTACCTGCAACATTTAAAGGGTCATTTACGATTTTACGGAATGGACAGCCCTCTTCGTTTGATGCCGAAATATTCGGTGGTGACCAATTGGAAATTCAGCTAACGGATCAACCGGTTATTGAATAA
- a CDS encoding acetoin utilization protein AcuC, with the protein MKKAVFIYSPEQLTYKFSDTHPFNHKRLHLTIDLLKNIGALKDEDIVPARIATDEEIALAHDMQYIEIVKKAGHGELTPQQGEPYGIGTEDTPIFKNMHEASALLVGGTLQAVDQVLQGKSQHALNLGGGLHHGFRGKASGFCIYNDSSVAIKYIQEKYGLRVLYVDTDAHHGDGVQWSFYDDPNVCTLSIHETGRYLFPGTGNITERGNGEGYGTSFNFPIDAFTEDESFLEIYEQSMREVFEFFKPDVVLTQNGADAHYFDPLTHLYGTMNIYKEIPKLAHKLAHEYCEGRWIAVGGGGYDIWRVVPRAWSHIWTEMTDQPAPTGPLPQQWLDKWQTESPVPLIPTWHDPQPLYDPIPRKAEIEEKNARMLEKALHIIRTEKNCL; encoded by the coding sequence ATGAAAAAAGCTGTATTTATTTATTCACCAGAACAACTCACTTACAAATTTTCGGACACACACCCGTTTAACCACAAACGGTTACACTTAACGATTGATTTATTGAAAAATATCGGTGCACTCAAGGATGAGGATATTGTCCCTGCCCGTATTGCGACAGATGAAGAAATTGCGCTGGCACACGACATGCAATATATCGAAATCGTAAAAAAAGCTGGTCATGGCGAGTTAACACCCCAGCAAGGGGAACCATATGGTATTGGAACAGAGGATACACCGATATTCAAAAATATGCATGAAGCAAGCGCACTGCTCGTTGGCGGTACATTGCAGGCAGTCGATCAAGTACTGCAAGGTAAATCTCAGCATGCTTTAAACTTGGGCGGCGGACTTCATCACGGTTTCCGTGGAAAAGCATCCGGTTTTTGCATTTATAATGACAGCAGCGTAGCGATTAAATATATTCAGGAAAAGTATGGGCTACGCGTTTTGTATGTAGATACTGATGCACATCATGGCGATGGTGTTCAATGGTCCTTTTATGATGATCCGAATGTATGTACATTATCGATTCATGAGACAGGCCGCTATTTATTCCCTGGTACAGGCAATATAACAGAGCGCGGGAACGGTGAAGGATACGGGACTTCTTTTAACTTCCCTATTGACGCATTTACAGAGGATGAGAGCTTCCTGGAAATATATGAACAGTCCATGCGTGAAGTATTTGAATTTTTCAAACCCGATGTCGTCTTGACGCAAAATGGTGCAGATGCCCATTATTTTGATCCGCTCACACATTTGTACGGGACAATGAACATTTACAAAGAAATACCAAAGCTTGCGCATAAATTGGCACATGAATATTGTGAAGGTCGCTGGATTGCAGTTGGCGGCGGTGGCTATGATATTTGGCGGGTCGTTCCGCGTGCTTGGTCACATATTTGGACTGAGATGACCGATCAGCCTGCCCCGACTGGACCGTTACCGCAGCAATGGCTCGATAAATGGCAGACGGAATCGCCTGTTCCTCTAATACCGACTTGGCATGATCCACAACCTTTATATGATCCGATTCCGCGTAAAGCTGAAATTGAGGAAAAAAATGCACGAATGCTTGAAAAAGCCCTACATATAATTCGTACAGAAAAAAACTGTTTATAA
- a CDS encoding YtxH domain-containing protein, translating to MEETRYDYNRLNDSIYDDEKIHVKDFVIGALVGGIVGVATALLLTPKTGSEMRNDVAVQAVTLKDKSIELSGTAKEKTAQLSTQLKEQSSSIVEKVKAKTAKQPPVMDDGTASSEGEEPLPLDKMVDEEVLAAESPDPDSVNTDPDIAPNSTRHTDVQ from the coding sequence ATGGAAGAAACACGCTATGATTATAACCGATTAAATGATTCGATTTATGATGATGAAAAAATTCATGTTAAGGATTTTGTTATCGGAGCATTGGTAGGCGGTATTGTCGGTGTAGCGACAGCATTATTACTGACACCGAAGACAGGCAGTGAAATGCGTAATGATGTGGCGGTACAAGCTGTTACATTAAAAGATAAGAGTATTGAGCTTTCTGGTACTGCAAAGGAAAAGACAGCACAGCTTTCAACGCAATTAAAAGAGCAGTCTTCTTCAATTGTTGAAAAAGTAAAAGCAAAGACAGCAAAACAACCACCTGTTATGGATGATGGAACAGCTTCATCGGAAGGTGAGGAACCATTACCATTAGACAAAATGGTCGATGAAGAAGTACTTGCTGCTGAATCTCCGGATCCGGATAGTGTAAATACAGACCCGGATATCGCACCAAACTCAACACGCCATACAGATGTACAATAA
- a CDS encoding DUF948 domain-containing protein, which yields MEVLLYIAALVAAIGFLVLCVSIGMTLFSVKNTLNSIAGTVAGIEGQMEGITRETTSLLTKTNALADDISDKSEKLNSVMHAVKGVGDSVNNLNSSVQRITTSISTEVHKNEDKIAQVVQWSNVAMGIADQWRQRKPINEEDIVYTSTKTNETPPNLGQKSKFGFLKRK from the coding sequence ATGGAAGTATTACTTTATATTGCGGCATTAGTGGCTGCAATCGGATTTTTAGTCCTATGTGTAAGTATTGGTATGACATTGTTTTCTGTGAAGAATACATTAAATTCAATTGCAGGAACAGTTGCCGGTATTGAAGGACAAATGGAAGGCATTACACGTGAGACAACAAGCCTGCTTACAAAAACAAATGCACTGGCAGATGATATTTCAGATAAATCGGAGAAGTTAAATTCAGTAATGCATGCTGTAAAAGGTGTTGGTGATTCTGTTAATAACTTGAATTCATCCGTTCAACGTATTACAACATCGATCTCAACAGAAGTGCATAAAAATGAAGACAAGATTGCGCAAGTCGTTCAATGGAGTAATGTAGCAATGGGGATTGCAGATCAATGGCGTCAGCGCAAGCCGATTAATGAAGAAGATATTGTGTATACGAGTACTAAAACAAATGAAACACCACCAAATTTAGGCCAAAAGTCAAAGTTTGGTTTCTTAAAACGCAAGTAA
- the ccpA gene encoding catabolite control protein A, with the protein MTVTIYDVAREANVSMATVSRVVNGNQNVKPATRKKVLEVIERLEYRPNAVARGLASKKTTSVGVIIPDISNNLNAELARGIEDIATMYRYNIILANSDQNEEKELTLLDTMLGKQVDGIVMMSEEVTDTIQRAVEACPVPIVLAGSISSTEKVASVNIDYYNAAFEAVETLINNGHTRIAFVSGPLKYTVNGQHKLAAYKDALKKANIEIDDALIDAGDGSYDDGLESWANLSELQQPPTAIFVGNDELAIGLVHGIQDSGKNVPNDVEIISFENSKLARMVRPRLTSVVLPLYDIGAVAMRLLTKYMNKEEVEQQHVILPHRIEKRGSSK; encoded by the coding sequence TTGACTGTCACAATTTATGATGTTGCACGTGAGGCGAATGTATCAATGGCAACCGTATCTCGCGTAGTAAATGGAAATCAAAATGTTAAGCCTGCAACAAGAAAAAAAGTGTTGGAAGTGATAGAGCGTCTGGAATATCGTCCAAATGCAGTAGCACGTGGCTTAGCAAGTAAAAAAACAACATCAGTAGGAGTCATCATCCCTGATATTTCGAATAATTTAAATGCCGAGCTTGCTCGAGGCATTGAAGATATTGCGACAATGTACCGCTATAACATTATTTTGGCGAATTCAGATCAAAATGAAGAAAAAGAACTAACGTTACTTGATACGATGCTAGGGAAGCAAGTTGATGGCATTGTGATGATGAGTGAAGAGGTAACAGACACTATTCAACGGGCGGTGGAGGCTTGCCCTGTACCGATTGTATTGGCAGGGTCTATCAGTTCTACTGAAAAAGTAGCTTCTGTAAATATTGACTATTATAATGCGGCATTTGAAGCTGTAGAAACACTTATTAATAATGGACATACGAGAATTGCATTTGTATCAGGGCCGTTAAAGTATACAGTGAATGGTCAGCATAAACTTGCTGCCTATAAAGATGCCCTTAAAAAAGCAAACATAGAAATAGATGATGCTTTAATTGATGCCGGAGATGGCTCTTATGACGATGGATTGGAAAGCTGGGCGAATTTAAGTGAACTACAGCAACCGCCTACTGCCATTTTTGTCGGGAATGATGAGTTGGCAATTGGATTAGTCCATGGCATTCAAGATAGCGGGAAAAATGTACCGAATGATGTGGAAATCATCAGCTTCGAAAATTCAAAACTAGCGCGCATGGTACGACCTAGACTGACAAGTGTTGTATTGCCTTTATACGATATCGGAGCAGTTGCAATGCGCTTATTAACGAAGTATATGAACAAAGAGGAAGTTGAACAGCAACATGTCATCTTACCACACCGCATAGAAAAACGCGGTTCAAGTAAATAA